The Deltaproteobacteria bacterium sequence CGAGCGGCTGTAGTTCACCACCACCGAGCAGCCGCGCTGCGCGAGCGCGAGCGCCGTCGCGCGCCCCACGCCCGTGCCGCCGCCGGTCACGATCGCCGCCTTGCCCGCGATCTCCACGTCGCCTCCCCGCCCTGTGTGCGCGTCAGGCGGGCCGGCCGACGCCGGCTGCCGCGCGCACGTCGTCCATCAGCTCCGCGACCGCGGCGCGCGCCCGCGCCGCGCCGTCGCGAAGCACGTCCTCGACCGTGTCCGCGTCCGCCTCGAGCGCGCGCCTGCGCTCGCGCGCCTCGGCGAAGTAGGCGAGGACCTTCTCGTACAGCGCCTTCTTCGCATCTCCGTAGCCGGTGCCGCCGCGCCGGAACGCGTCGGCCAGCGCGGCGCGCTCCTCGGGTTTCGCGAGCAGCGCGTAGAGCGCGATGATGGTCGAGCTGTCGGGGTCCTTCGGCTCGTCCACGCCCTTGGAGTCGGTGACGATCCCCATCACCTGCTTCCGGAGCGCCTTCTCGGGCGCGAACATCTCGATCGTGTTGCCGTAGCTCTTGCTCATCTTCCGGCCGTCGCTGCCGGGCACGACCGCGACGTCCTCCAGGATGTACGGCTCGGGCAGCGCGAAGACCTCGCGATAGGTCAGGTTGAACTTCACCGCGATGTCGCGAGTCACTTCCAGGTGCTGCTTCTGGTCCTGGCCGACGGGAACCAGGTCGGCGCGCCAGATCAGGATGTCGGCCGCCTGCAGCACCGGATACGCGAAGAGCCCGTGGTCGGGCGAGTGACCCGCCTCGAGCTTGTCCTTGTACGAGACACAGCGCTGGAGCAGGCCCATCGGCGTGACCGTGGTGAGGATCCAGGCCAGCTCGGTGACTTCCGGCAGATCGCTCTGCCGGTACAGGATCGAGCGCGTCGGATCGACGCCGAGCGCCAGGAAGTCCAGCGCCACGCC is a genomic window containing:
- the trpS gene encoding tryptophan--tRNA ligase encodes the protein MTGARVLSGIQPSGVQHLGNYFGALRQFILLQEGNRASYFMADLHSLTSIRDAKLRRELTRGVALDFLALGVDPTRSILYRQSDLPEVTELAWILTTVTPMGLLQRCVSYKDKLEAGHSPDHGLFAYPVLQAADILIWRADLVPVGQDQKQHLEVTRDIAVKFNLTYREVFALPEPYILEDVAVVPGSDGRKMSKSYGNTIEMFAPEKALRKQVMGIVTDSKGVDEPKDPDSSTIIALYALLAKPEERAALADAFRRGGTGYGDAKKALYEKVLAYFAEARERRRALEADADTVEDVLRDGAARARAAVAELMDDVRAAAGVGRPA